The nucleotide window cctgagagagagagagaactcagtTAAATGTACGTAAGTTTTCCAAATGCTGATATGCACTATTCGGCCATCTGTGACCTCGACTGGCAAATAGCCAGCCCCTTGTTTCCAGCCCCTGACCAGCAGCCCTCTGGAACTGGAGTAGCTTCTGGGTGCTGTTTGCATGATCTCATCCAGTGCTCACAGGAGTATCTGCATAGTACAGACGGACCTTCCTGAAACCTCACACCATTAAGTGCCTGAGCTGAGACCTTCCAGGTCATCAGATGGAAGAAGAGGCTTAAGGAGTGAAAATGATTCATTAAtgtaatagcaaaaacaaaaaaaattggtgTTAAAAGAGCTCAGGGCCCAGTGTGTCAGAATGTTTTTGCTTTGTCTAGGTATTAAGTTGATAGGCAAGTTATTAGGTGGAAAGAACTTGCACCATCTAGCCCCGAACAAGACAGGAGTCCAGTCCCTGCCATGCCCTGATCTCAGGAACATTTACCATTAGAGCCCTTGCTCCTTTGCGGAGGCATCTTTCCCTAAGCGAGGGCTCCCCCGATCCCTGTTTGAACCTGGGCGGCCAGCTAGTTCACGACTTTCACAGCCTAGGGATTCCCGTTCTGATGGCACTTCTCCCGGCCCTTAAGCTTTCTCATCTCTGCCGTTGGAGAGCATCTGAACCAAAAGGGAAATCCTAGTGTTAAACCTAAAAGGACCTGTAAGAGCAGTTAGCCCAATAGTCTGTAATTTCCTTTAGCAGCGCAATTTTTCCAAACTACCTCAGGTGGAAGCTTAATGCAGACAAAACCAGAACTCTGGACGCTGTCCGCTCCAGCTCTCAAGCCGCTCCTGACCTGGGACCCCACAAAGGGGTCAAGTCTAGTCAAGGTTTCAGAGCAAGACTGAAacacaattttctcttttctctgggtAAACACCCAGGGGTGGCACTGCTGGGTCCTAGGTGAGCGTGTGACGGTACAGGAAGCCGTCAGGCCGTCTTCCTCAGTGGCTGTACTGTTCTGTACAGGGACCAGCTGTTACCATTTATATTTGTAATGGGCTTTCTGGCTTTACACAAAATAATTTAACTAGAACTATGTCCCTCAAAATAGGAATTTTAGCTAATACCATATGCTTAGATTCATTGTTTTGCCTGTTAACGAGTTTTACTCCCCCCTACGCCTTATTATGAAAGAACTTGGCCTGGACGTTCTTACATATGACCCAGTTGTTGCTCATTTACTTCACTATATGCTAACAGGGAGGCAGACTGCTGCATGCAGCTGCGGAACAGGCTGAAGAAGGTGCTGGCTTTGCAAGCTGCCCCGCAgcctctccacttcctcccttcCACCCAACTTGTTTTAAGTGGTGACAGAGACAACGATCTTACCTACCCAGAGCCACTCCAGGCAGAGCCACACGGAGCTAGGTCTCTTCTGTGGGATCCTACTCACCCCAACAGGACTTAGCAAGCCACCGTACCTGACTGTCCTTCTGCATCAGGCTCCACAGGTCAAGCACATCAGTCCCACAGTCTTGGGCTACTCGTAAACAGGCACTGGCATATTCGCCAACAACCAAGTTCAGGCGATTTAATTTGCAACCTATTGAGGAGAGATAAAATCCAGGAGGCAACTGATAAACCCAAGTATTGGTCCTTGTGCAGGTTCTACTGATCTGGATGGTTTCTCAGTTCACATAAACAGGCACGGACTTATGGACCTGACTCAGGCCAGCCAGGGCGGGTGGGGAGGGTGCTGTCTGTCCAGTACAGGACTGAGCACGATGGGGACGAGGGAGCCACTGGTGGTCACCACGGCAGGCATTCTAGAGGACATCGTCAGCAGAGGTCCAGAGGCAGGAGAGCCCGGGGCGAGCTGGTCTGCTTGGCTAGAGTGCAGGCCAGAGGCGAATGGACTTGGACTGGTGGCTAGTAAGGGGTCTGCTGGAGAGGAATGTTGTGCCAAGACCCGAGTTTTTATGCGTAATGAGAAGCCACTGCAGTACAGTGAAGACATCATTTGTAGACTTTCAACCAGAGAAGGTGAAAGCTGGAAGGGGCCACAGAGGTCATTTAGGCTAGCTCAGGGGTCAGCAACCTCTCTCCGAAAAAGGCTGAAtaataagtattttaggcttATGCAGGCATATGCTCTACATTAGTAACTCTTCAACCCTGCCACTGGCGTTTGAAAGTAGCCACAGACCATGCATAAACCAATCGGCCTGGCTGTCTCCCAACAGAACTTGATTTGTTGCAGCCAGTGGGCCAGTTTGCTGAGCTCGACTCCAGTGTGGTGATTTCCAAACTTAAGCATGAGGAGAGTCACCTGGAGGACTTCACGGCCCCTCCCCTCGCGTTCTGACCCAGCAGGTCTGGGACGAGCCCAAGAACCTGCAGTTCTCCCAAGCCAAGCCCCCAGGGGCTGACCTGCTAACCTGGGATCACACAACCACCATGCACGAGCATCGGACGACGGCTCATTAACCTGGCTAAAACTAAAGTACTAAGTATGTTTTACAGCAGTAATGCACGCCCATCTAGATAAGCGAAAAAGCCTCACAGAACGATGCCTACTGCATTCTACATCCagatttgttttctattctgttctattaagaaaaatttaactcAGTTTCATGATCCATGAATGGGTTGTGACTTGCAATTTGAGAAGCACCGACATAGTTGTAACTTGCATACCCCTGGTCATCCGGCTTAGCATGAACCTTTCCTGCAACAAGCAATCCCTGTGCGAGGCAGAACACTTAGAAGCCAGAATTCGCCTCAGATGATGCCCACCGGGGGTCCTCGCTTTGCCCTCTGGAGCTGACAACAGGGTGTTTCATTCATCCTCCTTCCGTGACAGTGCCCTTCAAGTATCTGATGACAGCTAGCCTAGCTCCCTCCTCCCTACAAATTCTCTCCATGGTAAACTTTCCCTATTTACCTCCATTGGGGAGCTCTCCTTGACACCTCTGGATTCTGCTTTAGTACTTTCAACAGACCTTTACTAATATCTCTGTTATACCATTTATTATGCTGCTGCAAATGTTATTTACATGACTGTCTCCCTCACTAGCCCACAGGCAGGAACTGGGTTCTAGTCATTTCTGGATCCTGAGCACCTGCCAGGTCCTGGCATAGCACATAAAGCTGCGAGGATGAACACCTTGTGGGGACAGAAGTGCCTGTGGTGGTAGCAaggcagaaacctggtcctggcATGCCTAAGAGCTACATTCAGTGGCTCAGTCACAAGTGAAGTGGGAGTGCCCTTGCACTTGAGCGCCTCAGTGTCTGTAAGCCTGCAGAGGAGCCTTTGTTTTGGGGGAAAATGAAAAGTCCCGTAGGCGGAGAGGCAGAGCAGGAAAGGGGCCCCATACAGATGGAAATAGGCAACTGGCAGCACGCACCTCCCACCGCTGGGAAGTCAGGACCACAAATGCCGCCTTCAGGCCAAAGCACAACATCTCCATGCGGGGAACTGCAGTTTATCTGACTTTTCTGAGAGCCTCGCTCATCCAAAGCGAGAATCCCTCTTCTATGTCAGAGGGTTCTCGGGTGTGACATAATGGAAGCTATatgttttctgtttaatttctgtTGATTGAAAACACAGATGATACGGATGTACAGACCCCCAGGAACCTGAGGCCCAGTGGCTGGAAACCACTGTCCCGTGTCAGCTCGCCTCGGCACTCACAGACAGGTCTGCTGAGACTGTGGGCGGCGTTTACCTTGCACGAGGCACTCCTTCTCCCACGCCGCCTCACAGAGAGGGGGTGGGGTGATGAGAATGACCCTGTCCTCAGGGATGTCCACAGACTTCAGGTACTGCACCATGCTCTTTAAATTCGCGGTGTACTCCTCCAGGGGGATGTGCTGCTTGGGATTCTCATCTGTTCAGGAGGAACAAGGATACTTcagaaagagaatggaaaagaaaccCGGTACAGAGCTCTTCATAAATCAGACTTCAAGGCTCTGGCTCAGGGCCGTGTAAGTACCCTCGTCTTTTCTCCTCTAGTGGCCGCACTGTTATTAATGGATTAGGCTGAAACACCACGAGCCCAGGCTGCAGCGTGTGACACTCCAGGTTCTGTCCTGGTTTGTCACAGACCAGCCCCATGCCCTCGGATAAATGCTCAAcctttctgtacctcagtttcctcactgataAAATGATGATAAGAGGGCCTACCTCAGGGTTCTTGTGAAAGTGAAGTTGGCTAAGTGTGCACAGCACTCAGAGCAAGGGGCCTGCACAAAGGAAGCGCTGGGGAAATAAACGTCAGCTACTGCTCCGATGGCTGCAAGGGATCCTTCCTGGATGGGCTCACACATGGGTATTACAAGGCTCAGGGCAGGCCTTTTGCAAACCACATGTAAGTATGattacaggagaaaaataaaatcattcatgGCCCTGCCACCCGGAAAACCACTGTTGGCACTTGGCTGCGCTTCTTTCCAGTCTTCCCATGTAGATACGCATacgcaaaaacaaacaaaaaagggtcACACCGAAGACATACGACCATACTGTGCTTTTTCCACACGACACTATGAGCATTTCTGTGTCCACAAATGGTCCTCAGAAACATGGTGTTCCAAACCCGTGTACCACCACCCAGGATTCAAGTTTGCCCTGGCTCGGGGCTTCTGCCCTGAGCAACTCTATTCATCAGTGCGATCACACTGCAAGGTGTACAGTTTGAGCCCTCGGCCGCCAACTTATCagctaaagagaaaaaacattagAAATTTAGCAGAGCACTACAGGACTCTAGAAAACATTAAACTGTTTGAAATTTTAGGTCTGCCAACAACCCAGGCATGTAGAAAATAAATTGGGAATAAAATTCATTGACATTAAAGCCAGAAGAAATACACATAAGTAAACTCAAGGAATTCATTATAAATTTCGCAAAACTATCTATTGGGAGACAAGTAAACAGTTGGAAAAACGTATATAAAGTTTGCTGTAAAGtaaaaacaattgaaaatgaactggaaaacaaaaaaatgcctTTACCTTTTAGTGCACTGTCATTGGCACCAAAGAAAATTGTAACTGCTACTGGGTTGTCCAAACTGTTCCCTTTCTGGATTAATCTTGGAAGGATAATTTTGGCCCATCTGGTATTGTAACCTGAAAATCCACGATTTAGAACAtcacattttctgaaaagaaaaattttaaaagatgaaacgTGGGCAAAGC belongs to Equus asinus isolate D_3611 breed Donkey chromosome 6, EquAss-T2T_v2, whole genome shotgun sequence and includes:
- the IAH1 gene encoding isoamyl acetate-hydrolyzing esterase 1 homolog isoform X2 — its product is MVQYLKSVDIPEDRVILITPPPLCEAAWEKECLVQGCKLNRLNLVVGEYASACLRVAQDCGTDVLDLWSLMQKDSQDFPSYLSDGLHLSPKGNEFVFSHLWPLIEKKVSSLPLLLPYWRDVAEAKPELSLLGDGDH
- the IAH1 gene encoding isoamyl acetate-hydrolyzing esterase 1 homolog isoform X1, whose translation is MALSEAVACGSYLLWPRVLLFGDSITQFSFQQGGWGASLADKLVRKCDVLNRGFSGYNTRWAKIILPRLIQKGNSLDNPVAVTIFFGANDSALKDENPKQHIPLEEYTANLKSMVQYLKSVDIPEDRVILITPPPLCEAAWEKECLVQGCKLNRLNLVVGEYASACLRVAQDCGTDVLDLWSLMQKDSQDFPSYLSDGLHLSPKGNEFVFSHLWPLIEKKVSSLPLLLPYWRDVAEAKPELSLLGDGDH